AGCCACGATAATCGTTAACTTACGATACTAACTGGGTTGAAGCACAAATTAGGCACTATTTTAATTTATACTTGGTGGCACAAATATTATTAATTCTTCATTCGTTTAATAGTCCATGGTTCGCGACCAGACGACCGACGAAGAGCGCGCACGCGAGAATCACACAGTAAACCGCCGAAACTACCTGAAAGGCGTCTCGACAGCGGCCGCCGCCGCTACCGTCGGCGTCGGGTCGCTCACGGCCGCGACCGGAACCGCCGCGGCCGTCTCACGGTCGAGTTACACGATTCGGACGGACACGGCCGAAGAGACGACGGTCTACGTCATCGACGCCGACGAAGCAGGGCCGACCGTGATGGTCGTCGGTGGGATGCACGGCGACGAAGAAGCAGGGTACATGACCGCCAACAAAATCAAGGACTGGTCCATCGACCGCGGAAAACTGGTCGTCCTCCCCGAAGCGAACAAGAAAGCCATCAACAACAACAGTCGGAACGCCAATCTCGCTGGGAACGACGACGGCGTGGTCGACCTCAACGACCAGTTCCCCGAAGGCTCGTCTCCGGACGGCTACCTCCCCGAAGCAATCTGGGGCGTCGTCACCGACGAGAACATCGACTTCCTCTGGGACATGCACTCGGCGCGAGGGCGATACAAGAACGGTAGTGGTAGCAGCGTCGGACAGGCCCTCTTCTCGACGGTGGCTGGAGATGCCGAGCGCCACCGATACCACCTCCAGTCGTACCTCAACGACAACTACGTCCAGAACTCCGAGAACGACTTCACCGGTGCGACGAGCGGTTCGGTGAAACCGATGCTCAAGCACAAGGTCGGCGCCGACCTGAACACACCGGCGATGATCTTCGAGACGTACGAAGACTTGAACCTCGACCGCCAGATAATGTGGGGCACGACCGTCTTCCAAGAGTTCCTCCAAGACGAAGGCCTCCTCGACGAGAACCTCTCCTACGACGGCGACGGCCACGCGAAGAACACGCCGCAGGACAGCAACGACAAGAACTCCGGTCTCCAGTTCGGCGTCTCCAACGAATACGGCCAGAACGTCTCGATTACGGACCTCGAAATCCGGCCGGTGAACGGCGCGTCCGACCAACTGCGCGACCACACGCTCGAAGAGGGCAAGTGGAAGAGCGAACTGTTCATCGACGCCGACGTGCAGAACGGCCTCACCGACGTGAACAACGGCCTGTCACTGCCCGGTACCATCGACTTAGACGCCGACGGCCACAGCGACAGCGCCGACAAGGAAGCCATCCTGTCGAGTGGCAGTAGCTCGAAAGTGTCGCTCTACCAGTTCAAACTGAACGGGTCGCCGACCAACATGGGGGCCGAAGAGTGTGAGTTCACGCTCCACTACGAGATGGCCGACGGCACTCGTGGCTTCGATACCTTCACTGTCTCCGGGTTCCACCGTCTCGAATACACCGGTGACGCCAAGCCAATCAACGCGCCCGAGGACAGCAACAACCACAGCTCTGGCGTTCACTTCTCCGTCGGGAACAACACCCACTCGGAGATGACCATCGAGGAGATGACTATCGACCCCGCGAACTCCAATATCGACCAACTGCGCGACCACACCTACCAAGAGAGCAAGTGGAACAGCGAACTCGTCATCGAAGCTGACGTGCAGAACGGTCTCACCGACGTGAACAACGGACTCTCACTGCCCGGTACCATCGACTTGGACGCCGACGGCCACAGCGACAGCGCCGACAAGAACGCCGTCCTCTCGTCCGGGACGACTGCCGATGTCTTCCTCTACCAGTTCAAGGCCGGTGGCTCCCCGATAGACCTCGTGGGCGAAGACATCGACATCACCATCGACTACTCGCTCGCCAGCGGAAGCAGTGGCTCGGAGACGTTCACGCTCTCGCTATAACCGCCGAACCTTCCCCAACAACCACTCTTTTTGATGCCCTACGAGTTCGAGACGACGTACCGCGACCGGCAACCCCTCTTGAAAGCTGCGCAAATACAGCCGTTTGCTTTCGGAAATAGAGCCGTTACAGAAAGATGACGCGAGAGCGTCACAGACAGACCAGCAACTACAGCCGTTGTGACATCGTGACTCCGGCCACTCTCTCGCCGGGAGTTCCACGAAGGACTGCATCCGTCGCTACCGCTCCCGGTAGCGATTCCCTCCAACGATTGCACGCACGTTCCGAGCCAAGACGCACGGTAGGTGGGTGGGGTGGATGGTTTTCAGAAATTTTCTCCCGGTAGCGGTTGCTACGAGTCACTTCGCACCATCGTCTCGGCAATTGAAACTTCTCCCAGAGCTAGCATTCGAAAGCGAGCGGTTCGAAGAACCCGAGCATCGCGATTCACCGCGAACGAGATTCCGGAAGAATCTCGAAGTGGAGCGGCGTCTTGGCGAACGTAGTGAGCCAAGGCTCGGAAGCCGAGCGGAGCGAGTCTTCCGGCGAACGCCGCGGAACGCGAAGCGAGCGCGTCCGAGGAACCACCGGAGGTGGTGACGACGTGATTTTCATCAACGTTTTGCCAGCGAAGCAGCCAGAAGCCTCTGGCTTCTGGCAACTGAGCGCAGCAAAAGGTTGACGGGCCGGAAGGGATTTGAACCCCTGACCGTCTGATTAAGAGTCAGACGCTCTCCCTAACTGAGCTACCGGCCCAACGCATTCTGACGTAACGCCGGGTAACTGAAATACGTTTCCTTTCGCACCGACAACCAGCCGGAGTCGAGTACGGCGATTTCACCCGAAAAATACGAGCGAGCGTGCCGAGTTGTCCGTTCCAGAGAAAGACGCTCCGGGACTGTTAAGTGTGGCCCGGAGCAACGCGACACTATCATGAGCGCCGGGATTACTATCTCCTCGATGTCCGACTACGCTATCTTAGGGTGTGGTAGCGTCGGGCACGCTGTCGCCGAGGAACTCGTCGAGCAGGGCAAAGACGTCCTCATCATCGACCGTGACGAGGACCGCGTCGAGGCACTGCGCGACCAAGACCTCAACGCCCAGACGGCCGATATCCGCGAGGAGGCGACCGTAGACACCGTCGCCGACAACGAAGCCGTTCTCATCCTCTCGTCGGACGTGGAGGCGAACAAGGAGGCCGTTCGAAACATCCGCGAGAACGGGAGCGAGCAGTTCATCGTGGTCCGAGCGAGCGACCCCGTCTCCGAAGACGAACTGACCGAACTGGGCGCGGACGTGGTCATCAACCCCTCGACGGTCATCGCCGACTCGGCACTGCGGGCACTCGAGACCGGCGAACTCGAACACAAGGCCCAGAAACTCGCCGACGTCATCGAGGAGTCGGACGGCAAACTCGCCATCATCACCCACGACAACCCGGACCCCGACTCCATCGCCAGCGCGACGGCCCTGCAGGCTATCGCCGACTCGCTCGGCGTGGAGGCCGACATCCTCTACATCGGCGACATCGGCCACCAAGAGAACCGCGCGTTCGTCAACCTGCTCGGCATCGAGTTGCTCTCCTACGACGAGACGGACATCTCTGGGTACGACAAAGTCGCGCTCGTAGACCACGCGAAGGCGACCGAATCTACCTTCGACAAGCCGGTCGATATCTTCATCGACCACTTCGAACCCGACGAGGAGTACGAAGCTGAGTTCGTGGACGTTCGCCCCGGCGTGAGTTCGACCTCGACGATTCTGACGAAGTACATCCAAGAGTTCGACATCAGCATCGGCGAGGAAGTCGCGACCGCACTGCTCTACGGTATTCGCGCGGAAACGTTGGACTTCAAACGCGACACTACCCCCGCAGACCTCACTGCCGCGGCGTTCCTCTACCCGTTCGCCAACCACGACACGCTCGAACAGGTCGAGTCGCCGTCGATGTCCCCCGAGACGCTGGACGTGCTCGCGGAGGCCATCACGAACCGCGAAGTACAGGGGAGTCACCTCGTCAGCAACGCGGGATTCATCCGCGACCGCGACGCCCTCACACAGGCCGCCTCGCACCTACTGAATCTGGAAGGCATCACGACGACTGCCGTCTTCGGTATCTCGGACGACACCATCTATCTCGCCGCTCGCTCGAAGGACATCCGCATGAACATCGGCAAGGTGCTCCAGGACGCCTTC
The sequence above is a segment of the Halorussus halophilus genome. Coding sequences within it:
- a CDS encoding M14 family metallopeptidase, which gives rise to MVRDQTTDEERARENHTVNRRNYLKGVSTAAAAATVGVGSLTAATGTAAAVSRSSYTIRTDTAEETTVYVIDADEAGPTVMVVGGMHGDEEAGYMTANKIKDWSIDRGKLVVLPEANKKAINNNSRNANLAGNDDGVVDLNDQFPEGSSPDGYLPEAIWGVVTDENIDFLWDMHSARGRYKNGSGSSVGQALFSTVAGDAERHRYHLQSYLNDNYVQNSENDFTGATSGSVKPMLKHKVGADLNTPAMIFETYEDLNLDRQIMWGTTVFQEFLQDEGLLDENLSYDGDGHAKNTPQDSNDKNSGLQFGVSNEYGQNVSITDLEIRPVNGASDQLRDHTLEEGKWKSELFIDADVQNGLTDVNNGLSLPGTIDLDADGHSDSADKEAILSSGSSSKVSLYQFKLNGSPTNMGAEECEFTLHYEMADGTRGFDTFTVSGFHRLEYTGDAKPINAPEDSNNHSSGVHFSVGNNTHSEMTIEEMTIDPANSNIDQLRDHTYQESKWNSELVIEADVQNGLTDVNNGLSLPGTIDLDADGHSDSADKNAVLSSGTTADVFLYQFKAGGSPIDLVGEDIDITIDYSLASGSSGSETFTLSL
- a CDS encoding DHH family phosphoesterase produces the protein MSAGITISSMSDYAILGCGSVGHAVAEELVEQGKDVLIIDRDEDRVEALRDQDLNAQTADIREEATVDTVADNEAVLILSSDVEANKEAVRNIRENGSEQFIVVRASDPVSEDELTELGADVVINPSTVIADSALRALETGELEHKAQKLADVIEESDGKLAIITHDNPDPDSIASATALQAIADSLGVEADILYIGDIGHQENRAFVNLLGIELLSYDETDISGYDKVALVDHAKATESTFDKPVDIFIDHFEPDEEYEAEFVDVRPGVSSTSTILTKYIQEFDISIGEEVATALLYGIRAETLDFKRDTTPADLTAAAFLYPFANHDTLEQVESPSMSPETLDVLAEAITNREVQGSHLVSNAGFIRDRDALTQAASHLLNLEGITTTAVFGISDDTIYLAARSKDIRMNIGKVLQDAFGEIGEAAGHSTQASVEIPLGIFTGIETTDDNRDTLLSLTEEAVKRKLFDAMGVESGEGGNGN